A window of the Lepus europaeus isolate LE1 chromosome 5, mLepTim1.pri, whole genome shotgun sequence genome harbors these coding sequences:
- the LOC133760850 gene encoding collagen alpha-1(I) chain-like, whose amino-acid sequence MYSSSSSSRRRRRRRRRRLGAGVGGSARPAGCSPLFPLPPPPLRRGPRRPGGEVTRPPPRPASRPPRRGRGGAGGRAFARAPPGSRGPRAARQDAAPAGSRRPLPFAPTPRRPLRASRLKNNSGGAASSALRRCPGRGRPSDPPPWGRRGAAAGSALRGPRGRRGGGRPHAGVLGPASRGAPHLSAPGAGPRAPASAPPSAHRRPPGEYLGVREPELGHLRGRGLWGQPPPPRRRLSRPRCVAGGRPAAQVEECGPERTGRYAGRPGTRRRAEGPALGPGAGAWWSENGFLLRARLGFENELEANGGAAPPTPTLPAPLQGHPGASRSCGQRDLELLQSLGRGRAARRPGVVSRPRSPLCYAMRADLHSGPTEGGPRSPAMAPRTGAAGLKPRRGEALRAGSEKRALRPGAFPRAVPSGPPAWIRTPVWLPQLRAPAPLTAAAPKEEVPAGCRSEREGEVQVAEKESTRPLLGAPELPHPQHVGHCGDAARIGHPGLDTGRGPWGKGPWHLEVACSDPTPGTGWGRKAGSSSPSGTGWGWGKELQRSVPPPAGLLDGSKRALPLWDPRLPGHPSLPGPGSRMQGLPGCPALPGPGRVSPAKKSLECELGAAWEQTADAGNPGCPVREGAGAAAPGCLRVRGFASWSSSQESGVPPVQSGCALCGRPNGECFFVFALFCFEEMDSEGLMDAAARSPPASRTGAGPWEGVGAARPLHRAPPALRGLEFPRSASRSQHRPNPANESRRPGGAASALEPPRAARAPRLCSCGVPALRPAPRGRAPARVRRRFAPRGAHDRGGTGAARERCRCSCGSCGRGQGPGSHEVRGRVVSPHGRRATESLGSRAASAAPAAQVPPAPQHRSAAPC is encoded by the exons ATGTATTCATCATCTTCATCgtcgcgccgccgccgccgccgccgccgccgccgcctcggcgCGGGAGTGGGGGGCTCCGCTCGGCCGGCCGGGTGCTCGCCGCTCTtcccgctgcccccgccccccctccGGCGCG GACCCAGGCGGCCCGGCGGCGAGGTGACGCGGCCCCCACCGCGCCCTGCGTCGCGCCCGCCCCGCCGGGGCCGCGGAGGGGCCGGCGGCCGCGCCTTCGCACGCGCCCCGCCCGGGTCTCGGGGCCCGCGCGCCGCTCGCCAGGACGCGG CCCCCGCCGGgtcccgccgccccctccccttcGCCCCCACCCCACGGCGGCCGCTTCGGGCTTCGCGGCTCAAAAACAACAGCGGAGGCGCCGCCAGCTCCGCGCTCCGCCGCTGCCCCGGCCGCGGGCGGCCCTCGGACCCGCCGCCCTGGGGCCGCCGCGGGGCCGCCGCGGGCAGCGCGCTCCGCGGGCCCCGGGGGCGGCGCGGGGGAGGACGTCCGCACGCCGGGGTCCTGGGCCCTGCGTCCCGCGGTGCCCCGCACCTCTccgccccgggggcgggcccacGCGCTCCTGCCTCCGCGCCCCCCTCGGCGCACCGGCGGCCCCCAGGTGAGTACCTGGGTGTTCGAGAGCCCGAGCTGGGCCACCTGCGGGGCCGCGGGCTCTGgggacaacccccccccccccgccgccgcctctcCCGGCCCAGGTGCGTCGCGGGCGGGAGGCCGGCGGCGCAGGTGGAGGAGTGCGGCCCGGAGCGGACCGGGCGCTACGCCGGCCGCCCTGGAACGCGGAGGCGCGCTGAGGGGCCCGCACTGGGCCCCGGCGCGGGGGCCTGGTGGAGTGAGAACGGATTCCTCCTCAGAGCGCGGCTGGGATTCGAGAACGAATTGGAAGCCAACGGAGGCgctgcgccccccacccccacgcttcCCGCGCCCCTCCAGGGGCATCCAGGGGCGTCCAGGTCCTGCGGTCAGCGGGACTTGGAGCTgctgcagagcctgggcagggGTCGGGCTGCTCGCCGCCCCGGGGTGGTCTCCCGGCCCCGAAGCCCCCTTTGTTATGCAATGAGAGCAGACCTGCACTCAGGACCCACAGAAGGAGGCCCCAGATCGCCGGCCATGGCACCCCGTACCGGGGCCGCAGGGCTCAAACCACGGCGAGGGGAAGCCCTCAGAGCGGGCTCGGAGAAGCGCGCCCTGAGGCCCGGGGCCTTCCCACGCGCAGTCCCGAGCGGCCCCCCTGCGTGGATTCGGACCCCAGTGTGGCTTCCACAGCTCCGGGCGCCTGCCCCGCTCACTGCTGCTGCCCCAAAGGAGGAAGTGCCCGCTGGCTGCCGGTCCGAGCGCGAG GGAGAAGTCCAGGTAGCAGAGAAGGAAAGCACGCGGCCTCTTCTGGGAGCTCCagagctgccccacccccaacacgTGGGCCACTGCGGAGACGCTGCCCGGATTGGGCACCCCGGGCTGGACACCGGCAGGGGCCCCTGGGGAAAGGGCCCATGGCACCTGGAGGTGGCCTGTTCCGACCCAACGCCTGGCACTGGTTGGGGGCGGAAGGCGGGGTCCTCCTCTCCATCTGGAaccggctgggggtggggcaaggAGCTGCAAAGGTCTGTTCCTCCCCCAGCAGGCCTCCTAGATGGCTCCAAGCGGGCGCTTCCGCTCTGGGATCCCAGGCTCCCGGGGCACCCTTCTCTCCCTGGCCCCGGGAGTCGGATGCAGGGACTTCCAGGCTGTCCTGCCCTGCCGGGTCCCGGGCGGGTCTCCCCAGCTAAGAAGTCCCTGGAATGTGAACTTGGGGCCGCCTGGGAACAAACGGCGGACGCTGGGAACCCAGGGTGTCCGGTGCGCGAGGGCGCGGGGGCCGCGGCACCCGGCTGCTTGCGGGTGCGCGGTTTTGCGTCCTGGAGTTCCAGCCAGGAGAGCGGCGTTCCACCCGTCCAGTCTGGGTGCGCGCTCTGCGGGAGGCCGAACGGggaatgcttttttgtttttgccttgttttgttttgaagagaTGGACAGCGAGGGCCTGATGGACGCCGCGGCGCGCTCGCCACCCGCGTCCCGGACCGGGGCCGGCCCCTGGGAAGGTGTAGGAGCGGCGCGGCCCCTCCACCGCGCGCCGCCGGCCTTGCGCGGACTCGAATTCCCACGCTCTGCCTCGCGGTCCCAGCACCGACCAAATCCCGCCAACGAATCCCGGCGTCCGGGTGGCGCAGCGTCTGCGCTGGAGCCACCGCGCGCGGCCCGAGCCCCGCGACTGTGCAGCTGCGGGGTCCCGGCCCTCCGCCCGGCACCGCGGGGTCGCGCACCTGCACGCGTCCGGCGCCGCTTCGCTCCCCGTGGCGCCCACGACCGAGGAGGCACAGGGGCCGCCCGGGAGCGTTGCCGCTGCTCCTGTGGAAGCTGCGGGCGCGGGCAGGGGCCTGGCAGCCACGAAGTCCGCGGCCGCGTGGTTTCCCCGCACGGCCGCCGCGCCACGGAGTCGCTGGGTAGCAGGGCGGCCTCGGCAGCCCCTGCCGCCCAGGTCCCGCCCGCCCCGCAGCACCGGAGCGCGGCCCCCTGCTAG